The sequence below is a genomic window from Sphingobacterium sp. ML3W.
CAGAGGGGTTACGTGCATCCCATTGCCTTGGATTGGGTAATATGGCGATGATCAATGCCGCTTGCTTTTTCGATAGGGAAGAAGCCGATTTCTTGAAATAGTACTGCGATGCTGCTTCTGCACCATATACACCTTGTCCCATCTCAATGACATTGAGATATACCTCCAAGATTCTTTTCTTGCTCCAGAATATTTCGATCAATCCTGTAAAGTAGGTTTCCAATCCTTTCCTTAACCAAGATCGTTTGGGCCAAAGGAATACATTCTTTGCTACTTGTTGACTAATGGTGCTGCCACCACGTAGTTTTTTGCCATCTTTATTTTTTTCTATTGCTTTTTGAATCGCATCTGTATCAAATCCCCAGTGGGTCAAGAAATGTGCATCTTCTCCAGCTATTGCTGCTCGCTTTAAATTATCAGATAGCTCGTCGTAATTTCGCCAGTCTTTATCTAATTTAAATCCTTTATCTGCTGCTTTTAATTCAAAACCACGCTGTATCATTAACCAAGTGATTGGTGGGTTGATAAATTTAAGAGCAATGACCCAGAATAGCGTGACGGCGAAGAAACCTCCTATAATTCGTATTGACCAGGTTTTGATTTTTTTCTTCCAACTTGCTTGAACCTTTTTTTTCTTAACGTTGTTCGCTCTTTTTATTGCCATATCTTTTGAAAAACTATGCAAAGGAACGAAATATTTTCTCAATGGTAAGCGTGTGTTTTTAGGATTGTCTTATTGTATTTGAAGATGGGTTTGTATATGCGAAAGAATCGACCGCGTAACCGATGTCATGCCTTATACTGGTGTGCCGTCAAATTACTTAAATTAGATTTAGTTTTTCATATTATCCTTGTTCATTTGTCTAATCAGGTAGATTATGTTATTTTTACAGCTTATTATCAATAAACGAAATCCAATTGGCAAAGGCAGAAAAAAAGGTAACTCCATTAATGCAGCAGTATAATGCAATCAAGGTGAAATATCCAG
It includes:
- the mtgA gene encoding monofunctional biosynthetic peptidoglycan transglycosylase; its protein translation is MAIKRANNVKKKKVQASWKKKIKTWSIRIIGGFFAVTLFWVIALKFINPPITWLMIQRGFELKAADKGFKLDKDWRNYDELSDNLKRAAIAGEDAHFLTHWGFDTDAIQKAIEKNKDGKKLRGGSTISQQVAKNVFLWPKRSWLRKGLETYFTGLIEIFWSKKRILEVYLNVIEMGQGVYGAEAASQYYFKKSASSLSKKQAALIIAILPNPRQWDARNPSVYVNRRANAIVRYLNHYQIPE